TGTTGAAATTGATTGGCTATTACTTATCTGGTTGAATCTTTATGATTGAGAGGATTGTCCTCTAAGAATGCCAAGAAGGATTTTGTCCTATTGCATGTTTACAATACTCTCCAGCTAATGCTATGGATGATGAGACTcacgtccttcgatccaaaagctagaattgcATTACAGTTTGATTGCTTCTGAGAAACCCGAACTTCAAAAATgtttgggatagttatgtgatattcTTGGAACTAAAAATTGTTTTTAGAAACAAACAAAGGTTAAAGATATGTGATATCTAAAGGAGTGTTATATTTGCAAGATCTAGTGAAGTGTTCAACTATGTTTAAGATTAAAATGTGTAAGAACCGAAAGAGCACCGCTCATGAGTTGGTGGCGAGAACTTAAAGAGAAAGAACAAAACCAAAGGATGTAATAAGATTTACAAGCATATGGAAGTTCGGGGCTCACACCACTCTTAAAAGGTTAGACGATTCTTCTGTTGAGTGGGAGAAATATTGAAAGTAAAACTATAAGAAGTTTAGAGGCGAAAGGAAAAAGAAGACTGGAATGTCCACCTTaggtatgaatgtcatacaagttatAAGATATAGAGAAAGTCGGTCAAGTAAAGTGTGATTATTGAGAATTGTGATTAAATTTTTAAACACTAAATTCTTCGGGGATTGTGGTTAAAAGTTGATCACAAGGATACTGACTCAATTGCATGTTGTTGCGAATCGGTGCAAGAATTACTACGACCTAATGACCAACAAATTAATGAGGTTAAAATATGTGTTGAAAATTTTGTAATAGTTATGATACTTTTCATCAACACATTACCTCTGAATTTATtatcataattcatttagagtttcatacactctaacCCATTGCATAGGAGTTGCAAAGAGGTTGTTCACGAGAGAACAATAGTTGTTGAATGCAATGAACAAAAGGGCCCTACTCCTACTGTGAATAGGATTTAAGTTATGAATATTGATGATAGGATTGAACATCCATACCACTGTCACTAAATGTCATAAGACTAAAGGAATACCACATATGTGTGGCGCTGCATTTAGTCACATTGGAGATACCCGCATGGAGAAATTCCATAGTGATGGATTTTGGAGTCATATGATTacgaatcatctgacacttgcaactttcgtCCAATAGAGTaaactaaaataccgttcacaggccataaagAACGAGCAACAAAAATAATTGGAAACATGCATATTGATGTATgtagtccaataagtgttgttGCAAGCAGTGGATTTATCTATCTTCAAggatgactcaagtagatatttatatttactaattgaaacataaatctggatcttttgaaatgtTTCAAAAAGACTTTCAGTATGAAGTAGAAATTATTATAACAAGGAAATTATGTTTCTACAATTGGATTGCAGAAAAAAGAATATTTGATTTACAAATTTAGCGAATGTCTAATGAGCTATAAAAGAATTTTGTAGCTTGCACCTCCTAGAAACACTACTGAGAGTAGAGTGTTTTGAGTAGATGTAATCAAGATATGTATGACATGGTGAGATCAGAGATGAAATTGATTGTTCCACCAATAtacttttaaagtgatgctttagagactatgACTTCTACACTGAAAAGACGCCATAAAATTTATTGAAataagtgctactttgtaggtaaTCCCAAATTGTTGGGTATTCCTCAATCACTACGCCGAGGCAAAGTGTTTTGTCATAGAGTGCGGAAATTTTGAAGAAAATCTTTTTTGCAAAAGAGTGAGTGGGAGGACAGTGCAATTCGACGAGATTACAGAATCTTTGTGATCAGGTCAAAGAAAAGTAACACTAGAAGTGGTTCTGGAATCTTTTACCGCGACCGATACAGAAGCCTCTACATAGGATATAGAGATCTCGGTCGAACATGCAGCTGAACTATCTAGGTTAGAAAAATTCATACATACCTTCAGGGTATGCATACGAAATATTGTTGAATCAAACAATGAACCTATGATACACAaagaagcgttgatgggccctgactccggaattggctataCGCCAAAATGATCTGAGATAGTATCCATACATATAATTCAAGTTTAGACCTTGATAGACCCTTTGAAAGACTTAAAGTCTAAAGTGTAGTGATGGTATTGTATGCGCTCATACTCCTTTCCTTACTGCAAGATGATCTGCTCTTGTCTTGTCtattgctgcaagatggtggccCTGTGATGCATAGAGCTTCCCCCTCTcgttctggcattctgcagtatAGTCCATTGATATACCCCCATTCctttgataccgatgcatatgtagtatagatCTAATGTAAGTCTTGCGAGTATTTCGGATGAGTACTCATGGATGCTTTGCACCCCTTTTCTTCTACCCGGTTGCTGCGATCAGGTGATGGAGCCCAAGAGCCAGAGGATTCCGAGCTTGCTACTACGTGGAGTTCGACATCGACGAGTAGTTCGGAggtcctaggcaggaggcctgcacCTTTTCGATCTAGAGTCATTGTTTGTTTTCGCCTTCTTAAGGCACCCTTGTATTTGTCTGTAAGACAGACCTAACTCTTGATGTAATTTTGGGTCCTACACCCAGGCTTGTAATATTTTGTTCTTTGTTTAAATTTGAGTCACAGAGTCGTGTTCTGATATTATAGCGTGAGTCACTGATCTTGATCATGCATGTTGCGTGGATGTTTAGTGCACGATTAATTTAGGGGTCGTCACACATTCGGACGTGTCCACGGAAATTTAGTATGTCTATTTTGATGTAATGCATAGGAGATGCCTTTACGACAAGAATGTGTGGAGAACAATAATTATAGCcgggaaaaacaaaaaaacatgaCTCAGGCAAAGCCGAATCCTCTGACTTCCACGAGGAATTTCTTGTGTAAAAAAAGGGAAGGCAAGTTAGAGACCTTTGGAGATTGATAGGGATATTTTGAAAAGGTTAAAATGAGGCTTTTAAAAACTAAAACAAGGCTTTTGAAAATTGAAATGGATCTTTTGAAAACTGAAGTTACTTTTTTAGAAATTGAAATGAGCATTGTTCATGAAGTTAGAGTGAAAGGAAAGTCAAGTAACTTTCCTTCCTCAGTCAGAGGATCCGGCTCCAACTCAGACAGTCACGAAAACTTGCATCATTCATAATTCATATTTTTTTGTTGGTTTCTGAACCCATGAAGTACTCGCATCGAACAAGGTTCCTGGCCCAAATATGTACCATAAATAAATGGTTTTGCTAATTTCCATCCGACTGAAAACAATTCATTTTCAGTCGGATATTGTGTCCGTTTGATCCATACGCACCTATTCATGCATGCTTGCTTGGTTATTTGTTTTAGCGGGCTCACTCATGTGTCATGTGTTTATGGACTGCCCGTTAACCCGTGCCGCTGGCTATTTTCCCTTCGATTCTGAAACTTCTCTATTCACTCTGTAGCTTGTCTTCTTTTTACACCTTCGTCAGCGGTAGTTCAAGCAATACATTAAGATCATGGGAGAGAGAGAAAGACATGGGCGATTTACATTCCGAGCTCTACATCTCTCATTGCTTGAGCATTTGGTTGATGTTCTCGCCCGTTGTGCTTAGAGGTGCTCTTCCAAGTGGTTCGCATATGTTGTTCTCCCATCCCTGTATTCCTTGTTCCTTTTCTAGATCTTGGTTCGTAGATTTTTGAGCTCTCACCCGCCAATCCTAGCTAGGTTTATGTTCATGTTTTTGCCTTTTTTTGTAGCTCTTCTAATCCGTTGGAAGGACCCCTTGCTTGAAGTTTAGGTTGTTGCGGTTGGCTCACTTGGAGTTTGCTCTTCCCAGCGGTTTGTTGTTGTTCTTCATCCATTACTGTATTATCTAGATCAGTGAGCTATGGTCCTCCATTTTGTTGTTCCCATCCTTGTGTTTTGCGTCTGGCTTGTCGTCCTTAAGTTGATAGGTAGGTGCTTTGTGCTTGTCATGTGTAATGTTGGGGGCAATTCTAGGTGTACTGTATGCAAAATATCCTCATTGGAGAGTTGGATTTAGCTTTCTAAGGTTATTAGTTCTTTATGTAATTATTTCACATCATGAAACTTTTAGTGGTTGTTGAtctgtaatttgttttgttgttTTTCTATAAATTTAGTGAGTTGTCTTCATAATTTCTATTTGGTTAAAGTCCACAACATTTTAAAGTTACTATGTTGTACCTTATGAATGAATTGTAGTCCGAGAGTATCTTTGTAAGTCTTTTAGTGATTATTTGCATTATTACCTCTGCATCTTCTAATTGGTTGTTTCCTGCAGGTTTGTGATGTGGCCATCTTTATTGGGAGttgcaaaaacatcttatatttagtCACAGAGGTAGATTTTTTAATGTTAGGTTTGGTTCAATTTTTGAAGTTCAATGATATGACGATATAAGCAGCTATGACTTGTGCTTCCTCTATCGAGGTTGTAGTATGATAGATATGCTCCGCAAATCATGATCAGTTTACTCTAGAGTTTCTCTATAGCTAGGTTTTATTTGTGTTATCCACGTAGTGATTCTGTTAGTTTTTCAGTCCTACTTTTCATTTCTGATCATTTTTGTAGTTGCTTtacataccccccccccccccccaaacacaCACATATGTACTGTAAATTGATCAATCGCTTCATGTACTTTGTGTGTTTGTGTAATGCAATTATCGAGTTTGTCTACATTATTGAGTTTGCACACACATAGTTGAACTGTTGAGGCTACATGTTTCGAGCTCTCTTACTGTGTTTCTTCATGTTTCTTACTATTTGTGGGCTGATGTATTTTTTTTGCCCCCACATGTAATCAAATGAACCATTTGATTGTATACTCTTCAACCATCTCTTTATTCGCTAGTTTTCCTTTTTGTTGTGGTATGTTTTGTACTACTTTTCAGGGGACTTTTTGTTCCACATGAGTTGTAGCTTATGTAGGGGGTTAGTGTAATAGAAATGGGTAGATTCCAGAAGCTTGGGGAGAAGGGCATTCTTGTTGTGTCTTCGGATGGAAgtgttgattcagcagcagataTATCTTTTGTTATGTTTGAGATACTTTATACTTTCGATGAACTTTGATAATAGATATGAATTATTTAAAAGACATGCATTGCGTGTATGCATTTAATAGTACTAACATACACATTTACTAGTACTCTACAAGTAAATGTGTATTATTGGAAAGGAAATCAATTGCAAGTTGATAAGGCAGAATATCATTTGTGCATTAATTATGAGATTAGCACAAACATTCATATTTGGTATGATATTAATTGTGCATTAAAAATGTTGAGGGCTCACCATTGTTATAGATAtagatagagatagagataagcATGAGTTAGATTATTATAAGAAGGTCCACCATTACCAGACACTTGAAGCAACTACACACAATGGCAAGAGCACTTGCGATGATGCTACTCATGGCCATCGCGCTGACCACCACTATGTCGGCGGCGAGCACCATGGACATCACGGATAAGGACCTGGCGTCGGAGGAGTCCTTGTGGGCGATGTATGAGCGCTGGTGCGAGAACCACAGCGTGGAACGCGAAATTGGCGACAAGACTCGGCGCTTCAACGTGTTCAAGGAGAATGCACGCATGATCCACGAGTTCAACCAACAAGACGTGCCCTACAAGCTAAGCCTCAACCTCTTCGGCGACATGACCGATGAAGAGGTAGAACGCACTTACGGTCGCTGCTCCAACATCAGGTCCAACAGCCGGAAGCGCCGGCATCAGGGTCGGCTCACGCAAGGATCCATCATTGCCCGCGAAGACCTCCCAGCTGCCGTGGACTGGCGCATGATGGGATACGACCAACGTCCGTCAGCGGTGACGAACGTGAAGCGTCAGGGAACCTGCGGGGGCTGTTGGGCCTTCGCGGCGATAGCGGCGGTGGAGGGCATCAACTCCATCAAGACCCGGAACCTGACGTCATTATCTGTGCAACAACTTCTAGACTGCGATAAGGGGAATGAGGGATGTCGTGGCGGCAACGCGGAAGGGGCCTTCAAGTACATTATCCACCATGGGGGCATCGAAACGGAGGCTGAGTATCCGTACATTGGCCATGAGCACGGCCGCTGCTTGGTGCCCAAGCAGGACCAGAACACCGTCGTCACCATTGACGGCTACAAACAAGTGCCGCCCAATGAGGTGGCATTGATGCAGGCAGTGGCGGCCCAGCCTGTCGTCGTGGCACTCGATGCTAACTCGACGGCCTTCCGACGCTATGGGGGAGGCGTCTTCGTGGGACCGTGCGGGACAGACCTAAACCACGAaatgacagtggtgggctacggCACTACCAATGAGCAGGACTCAAAGAAACGCATGGATTACTGGATCATAAAGAACTCATTGGGGCCTGAATGGGGTGAAAATGGCTACATCCGCATAGCACGCGACGTCAACAGTCAGGCCGAGGATGGGTTGTGTGGTATCCTCATATATGCATCGTACCCAGTGAAGTTCAAAAGGAAAGGCGTGAATGATACCATGAAGATAGTGTAACAAATGCGTATAAAGATTTGAGAGTTCTTTCAACATGCATGTTCCAGACATATATATGGACCCTTCATTTTATTATCGCACAATAATACGTATTACCTTTATCATTGGGAAGGTAGGATGATGCATGTCTATGATAGTATATAACGATTATACGGACCGCAATATTGTGGGAATGCTTTATGGGAGCGTTTTTCTCAGCGAGCGTCAAATTTGTCATGCCAAaccaactaaagttgccatggcaTCTTTGTAGGATTTGCCATGATTGGAGGATAAAATTGCCATATAGCGCAAAAAAAAAGCCGAAAAAATGTCATGTTTCGCAGAAAAATTGTCCTTCGTTAGAGCTTTGAGGGTGTCCACTGGGAGGCCCAAAAATTCAGACGTTCACTAGTTATCATTCTTGTATACTTTTATAAAACAAGGAAAATAATATCTTTATTAAGAACACGACACCAGATTAGAAAAGACATAACAATGTCCAGTTAATGCTATGTCTATCTTCCAATTTTGGTTGCCTATAATAATTTCCAGTATTAACACATACTTCCTTCGTTCCAAAAATAAGTGTCTTAACATTAGTATAACTTTATACTAAAGTTAGTagtataaagttgagacacttattttgaaacGGACGGAGTACAACATATGCTAGTACAACAAAGATTCTTAGTTATACAATATCAAACTCTCTCTCTgaaaagaaatataagagtgtttagatcactactatttccttatggagggagtactacttcCGTCCTGATTTATTAGGCCACCTCATATTTTGGATCATAATTTTAACAAATTAAATATAAATTATGCATAGAAAATGAAATAATTGGAAGCTAAAGTTAAATACGAATCGAAcaatataattttttgtgacatgaaTTAACATCTTGCTAGTCAAACATATGGTTAAATTATGACCGAAAATACGATGAGGACTAATAAACTCATAGGGAGGTAGTAAAATTTAGGTTGTGAAAACACTTGAAAGCATTTGAGGCCCTAAAAAATCTGACGTCAATACACAAATAAGATTTCACATGTCGCTACCCGAAAGGATGTGTATGCCAAGCGTATTGTTATTTGCCATGTCTGCCAAAAAAAACAATGCACGGGTCTTTGCTGAGTCAACCGAACAGAACACTCGACAAAGGTTGCGGCGAGCACTCAGCAGAGCCAGTGCCACGTTTCCCTTGCCGCCACAAGTGATGGTGCTGTTACAATGAGGCAAGTTTGTCAGAGCATCTCATGTTGAACACTCGGCAAAGAATTTATTATCTTTTCCAGATGTTGAAAATATTTACTAAGTACCCGACATATAACacccaccatttttgtttttaaAAAACATCCCTTCCCTTTCTTTCTCACCGTTTCTGCCCCTTCTTTTCCAAAAATTTAGAGTACTCGGTGGCCCGTTTTGTCAAGTGTTGTGGGGCTTTTGTCGAGTATTTATGGCACTCGGCATAAAACAGATTCCAGTAGTAATGTGCGGAGTGAAGTCTATTTTAAATCCTAAATTTGTATGTGTAGTCCGTAATGAACCCTGACCTTTGAATCCCTGAAATCCATACCCTGAACTTCTAATTCCCGGTCGTTACTCACCTTGGCTCGTTTTTAGATGGGATTACTGACGTGGACATGGTCAGTTCTGAGATTGACTGCAAAGAAGCAACCCTTACATGTGGAGCTAGTGCACGGGGTTGCAGTTCAGGTTCAGCGCCGGAGCACTCTAGGTGGGGAGCTGGGCGTGGGCTGCTGTCGGGTCACCGGCGAGCTCGCCTGGCGCAAATTAATCAAGCTCCAAAGGCAGCCATGCACACAACAAATGGGTACGCACGCATCAGATGGGCTCGGAAGTAGGCTTCGTTGGTGACGGGGCGATGTCCTTGTCCTCCCTTGACAGCAGCGTGTACTCCTCGTTGGAGCAGCCTTAATCCTCCTCCTACAGCGTTGGCTCCTCTTCCTGCGCGAGTGACAGCAGCGCGTACTCCCTGTGGTAGCGCGTACTCCCTGTGGTGCTGCTATTGTGTACGGCGCCGGCGACCGCGCGCGCCGCGTTGCACAGCGGTGGCTGCGCTCGTCACGCAGAACACCTCACACGACATCGAAGGGGTTCACGGCGTCTCTTCGCAGGAGCAACCAGTACCGCCGAAGCAACAACTTCCACGGGAGTCGCATCGGAGCAGAAGCTGCCGCGGACGCGGCAGGCGCCCAACGGAAGTGGTGGACTTTTTGCGGGCGTAGTAGTAGGCGTTGAGCGGCACGAGCACAACATTGGGATGGCGGAGACGGCCGAGCAGGGCCATGTGGTGCTCGAAATCCTTCTTGGTTGGTCGAATATATTTGTTAAATAATTAACTTTTGGCCTCTATGTGATGTGCACAATATTTTACTTTGTTATACTATATAAGTGCAGCGATTGACTGGGCCGGCCTAACAACCTATACGGGTACTGTAGTGCAAACATATGCAAAAAAAATCAAGCACTCGCTAGGAATCAAACACAAGACGCCGAATTCATGAGTGCGCGGTGCTAACCAAGGGACCACCGAGGATTCGTGTCTACATAGCAGCGCGAAGACTTAAGATCAACAGCAACAACCGAtcatttttttttaaacaaacaAATCTTTTTAGAAATGAATATTTCTTGAAACGAGACCacttttaaaattcatgaacgaATTTTCAAAAACTCATTTTTTAAATGCGACCATTTTTTAAATCTATGATCAAATTTAGAAAAACTGAACACAAATTGAATCAATTTTTGAAATTTCGAATAAaaatttgaaaacatgaacaCTTTCTGAAAACCCACAAAAATTGAAAAGGGGGACATtcttttgaaaaacatgatgttttttcaaaaaaaattaacaATTTTAGTGGGAGTTACTTTTTTGAAAATTCAGTATTTTCTTTGAGCGAGAACATTTTTTCAACAAAACTTTGTAAATTTGATCATTTTTTGTAAAAAGTGAACAAAACTTGAAATTCCAAAAGGTTTTTTTAAAAGCACGAATTGTTTGTGAAAATTGAtattttttgttatttttgtacaAATTTCGAAGATATGAaattttttgaaaaagttttaaaaaaattccaAAGATTTTTACATAACACGCTTTTTGTCGACATTCCAAgcatttttttgaagaaaaaagactttgaaaattttgaattttttagaTGATTTAGAAACTGACAATTTTCGGacaagaaaagagagagagaaagaaacaaaaaagagaaaaagaaaaataaaaaatagaagAAGCAAATGTTAGTTCAGGAACCTGCTAGAAGGTTCCTGAAACCGGGGCGAAGGAATGGGTTAAATGGGCCAGCCAAAGTGCGTTGTGGGTATTGAGACATGTGCGTTTGGTCGACGTTCTTGCAAAATGCGATAGATACGCACTCCCTCAAGATTCAGTCCCAAGCCCACGGGAACACGTCTTCCACCCGGCCACCCCTCCCATCTCAAACCCAAAACGTTCTCTTTCCGAACATCTGTCATAAATAAACATACACACCAAACACCAGACTCCGTGCCATCATCGGCATTTCCTATTCGGCGCCTTACTGCGCATTTAGCAAACGTATGCACAGCCCCATCCgccctgggccggcccattggcCTTTTTTCTCTTAAATTGCAAAAAAAAGGTGCGACCGGCCTTAATCGACCTCCAATCTCTTCCTCAAGTATAACTCGAGGTAACCACTCGGATAACTTGGCTCTTCAAACTTCATTCTTCTTTTTACGATTTATTCTTTTTAAGCTCACGGAAAGCCCCCGTTTTTTCCGGCCCCTAGGCAGTTTACGGTTCACAGAAAGCCACTGGTTTTTAGACCagtttttgtttatttttttccttCCTTTTCCTGTTTATTTTCTTCaatgttttttcttttttcctttttatttacttttttttaAATGCTCAAACTTTTTTAAATTTGATTAACCTATTTTCAAATCAACAAACCTTTTTCAAATTTAATGATTTCTTTTCAAATTTTAGGAACATTTTCAAAATCGACGAACCTTTTTTAAAACAATTATTTCTTTCAGAATAGATTAAccttttcaaatttgatgaacttttttacaaattcatgaacttttctgAAGTTTGTGAAACAAATTGAAATCTGCAAAACTTTTTGATTTTCTTGCTATTCTCTTAGAAAAAGTTCATATTTTCAGAAAAGCCAATGGTTGACCGGTCCGCGACTGGTCAAACACGGTCCGACCTACAAAAAAGAATGT
The sequence above is a segment of the Aegilops tauschii subsp. strangulata cultivar AL8/78 chromosome 6, Aet v6.0, whole genome shotgun sequence genome. Coding sequences within it:
- the LOC109752337 gene encoding vignain-like encodes the protein MARALAMMLLMAIALTTTMSAASTMDITDKDLASEESLWAMYERWCENHSVEREIGDKTRRFNVFKENARMIHEFNQQDVPYKLSLNLFGDMTDEEVERTYGRCSNIRSNSRKRRHQGRLTQGSIIAREDLPAAVDWRMMGYDQRPSAVTNVKRQGTCGGCWAFAAIAAVEGINSIKTRNLTSLSVQQLLDCDKGNEGCRGGNAEGAFKYIIHHGGIETEAEYPYIGHEHGRCLVPKQDQNTVVTIDGYKQVPPNEVALMQAVAAQPVVVALDANSTAFRRYGGGVFVGPCGTDLNHEMTVVGYGTTNEQDSKKRMDYWIIKNSLGPEWGENGYIRIARDVNSQAEDGLCGILIYASYPVKFKRKGVNDTMKIV